From one Pseudomonas sp. B21-048 genomic stretch:
- the lpdA gene encoding dihydrolipoyl dehydrogenase has protein sequence MSTYDVVILGAGPGGYNAAIRAGQLGLKAACVEGRATLGGTCLNVGCMPSKALLHASELYDAAMGAEFANLGIEVKPVLNLAQMMKQKDESVTGLTKGIEFLFRKNKVDWIKGWGHIDGPGKVTVTDSQGVKTELSTKDIVIATGSEPTPLPGVDIDNKRILDSTGALSLGEVPKHLVVIGAGVIGLELGSVWRRLGAQVTVVEFLDRICPGVDGEAGKTLQRSLSKQGISFKLSSKVTRATTSASGVQLSVEPAAGGIAELLEADYVLVAIGRRPYTQGLGLENVGLATDKRGMLANKGHRTEAAGVWVIGDVTSGPMLAHKAEDEAMACIEQIVGKAGEVNYNLIPSVIYTKPELASVGKTEEQLKAEGRAYKVGKFPFTANSRAKINHETEGFAKVLADERTDEVLGVHLVGPSVSEMIGEYCVAMEFSASAEDIALTCHPHPTRSEALRQAAMDVEGMATQM, from the coding sequence ATGAGCACCTATGACGTCGTGATTCTGGGCGCAGGCCCCGGCGGTTATAACGCAGCGATCCGCGCCGGCCAACTGGGTCTGAAAGCGGCGTGCGTGGAAGGCCGCGCCACCTTGGGCGGGACCTGCCTGAATGTCGGCTGCATGCCGTCCAAAGCCCTGCTGCATGCCTCCGAACTCTACGACGCGGCCATGGGGGCGGAATTCGCCAACCTGGGGATTGAGGTCAAACCTGTCCTCAACCTGGCTCAAATGATGAAACAGAAGGATGAAAGCGTTACCGGGCTGACCAAAGGCATCGAGTTTCTATTTCGCAAAAACAAAGTCGACTGGATCAAGGGCTGGGGCCACATCGACGGGCCGGGCAAAGTCACGGTGACCGACAGCCAGGGCGTCAAGACCGAGCTGAGCACCAAGGACATCGTTATCGCCACCGGTTCCGAACCCACTCCCCTGCCCGGCGTGGACATCGATAACAAACGCATCCTCGACTCCACGGGCGCGCTGTCGCTGGGCGAAGTACCGAAGCACCTGGTGGTGATCGGGGCCGGGGTGATCGGCCTGGAGCTGGGCTCGGTATGGCGGCGCCTAGGTGCTCAGGTGACGGTGGTCGAATTTCTCGATCGGATCTGCCCCGGTGTAGATGGCGAAGCGGGCAAGACTCTTCAGCGCTCATTGAGCAAGCAAGGCATCAGCTTCAAGTTGAGTTCGAAAGTCACCCGCGCCACGACGTCGGCGAGCGGTGTCCAGCTCAGCGTCGAACCGGCCGCGGGTGGCATCGCCGAGTTACTTGAAGCCGATTACGTGTTGGTGGCCATTGGTCGACGCCCTTACACCCAAGGCCTGGGACTGGAAAACGTCGGCCTCGCCACGGACAAACGCGGCATGCTCGCCAACAAGGGCCACCGCACCGAAGCGGCGGGCGTCTGGGTGATCGGTGATGTCACGTCGGGGCCGATGCTCGCCCACAAGGCCGAAGACGAAGCCATGGCCTGCATCGAGCAGATCGTCGGCAAGGCCGGTGAGGTCAATTACAACCTGATCCCCAGCGTGATCTACACCAAACCGGAGCTGGCCAGCGTCGGCAAGACCGAAGAACAGCTGAAGGCCGAAGGTCGCGCCTACAAGGTCGGTAAATTTCCCTTCACCGCCAACAGCCGGGCGAAGATCAATCACGAAACCGAAGGCTTCGCCAAAGTATTGGCCGATGAGCGCACCGACGAAGTCCTCGGCGTGCATCTTGTGGGCCCGAGCGTCAGTGAAATGATTGGCGAATATTGCGTGGCCATGGAGTTCAGCGCCTCGGCCGAAGACATCGCCCTGACCTGTCATCCCCACCCGACCCGCTCCGAAGCCTTGCGCCAGGCGGCAATGGATGTGGAGGGAATGGCGACGCAGATGTAG
- a CDS encoding Lrp/AsnC family transcriptional regulator, with product MKLDAYDRKILAALQRDGRLSNVQLADEIGLSASPCLRRVRMLEEAGVIRGYQANLDRDEVGLGLTVFVGVKVERHNDEQAEAFRLAVTALPEVISAFLVSGESDFLLQVVVPDLRAYDRFLTGRLLKLPGVSDIRSNFAIHTVKTPGALPLEHLPL from the coding sequence ATGAAACTGGATGCCTACGACCGCAAGATTCTCGCGGCGCTGCAACGGGACGGTCGCCTGAGCAACGTGCAATTGGCTGACGAAATCGGTTTGTCCGCCTCGCCTTGTTTGCGTCGGGTACGGATGCTGGAAGAAGCAGGCGTGATTCGCGGCTATCAGGCCAATCTGGATCGAGATGAAGTGGGCCTTGGGCTGACAGTGTTTGTCGGGGTCAAAGTCGAACGACACAACGATGAACAGGCCGAAGCCTTTCGCCTGGCCGTGACGGCATTGCCTGAGGTGATTTCGGCGTTCCTGGTGTCAGGGGAATCGGATTTTCTGCTGCAAGTGGTGGTGCCGGATTTACGTGCTTACGACCGTTTTCTCACCGGCCGACTGCTGAAATTGCCGGGTGTGAGCGACATCCGCAGCAACTTTGCGATTCACACGGTGAAGACGCCGGGGGCATTGCCGTTGGAGCATTTGCCGCTTTAG
- a CDS encoding LysE family translocator: MAGLWLLFMALAVVYLLPGPDMILLLQTGARQGKGAALATALGLGVARGCHVALAALGLAALFKTAPWTFDVVRLIGAAYLLWIGIQCLRTTMLPSLNGTDATTEKPHWREAIQRGLLTNLLNPKALLFCSVLLPQFIEPHAGPVLAQFATLGVMLVGVGLLFDSAYALVGAALGRWLQRSPSAQRVQQWLFGSLLIGFAVRLTFVQQA, from the coding sequence ATGGCAGGACTCTGGCTGCTTTTCATGGCTCTGGCGGTGGTGTACCTGTTGCCGGGCCCGGACATGATTCTGCTGTTGCAGACCGGCGCACGTCAGGGCAAAGGCGCGGCGCTGGCCACGGCGTTGGGGCTGGGCGTGGCGCGTGGTTGTCATGTGGCCTTGGCGGCGTTGGGTTTGGCGGCGCTGTTCAAGACGGCGCCCTGGACCTTCGACGTGGTGCGCCTGATCGGGGCTGCGTACCTGCTGTGGATCGGCATTCAATGTCTGCGCACCACGATGCTGCCGAGCTTGAACGGGACAGACGCAACCACCGAGAAACCGCATTGGCGCGAGGCGATCCAGCGCGGTTTGCTGACTAACCTGCTCAACCCCAAGGCGCTGCTGTTCTGCTCGGTGCTATTGCCGCAGTTCATCGAACCTCACGCCGGGCCCGTGCTCGCGCAATTTGCGACGCTGGGCGTGATGCTGGTCGGTGTCGGGTTGTTGTTCGACAGCGCCTACGCGCTGGTCGGCGCCGCACTGGGCCGCTGGCTGCAACGCAGTCCATCGGCCCAGCGGGTGCAGCAGTGGTTGTTCGGCAGCCTGCTGATCGGCTTCGCGGTTCGGCTGACCTTTGTGCAGCAGGCCTGA
- a CDS encoding DUF3142 domain-containing protein has protein sequence MVFFTRLIVLLAAVLLNGCERPDAPPLDQQLYVWQRQWTLAHDAALRDSRADFSTLRVLALQAFPQAGWSRARIDPVLLKRDGRPLIAVIRLDGQLKGLDQDEVIAHIHQVLSDWQGQGLILSGVEIDHDAGNARLPAYHEFLTHLRAVLPASLPLSITALPAWLDSPELPALLATVDSSVLQVHAVSDPRRGLFDPNQARQWARAWSRITSKPFYLALPAYGVALLPGASGAPIVESEVSIDRGGDRRELLADPLQLSKLGAELRADPPAHLAGLIWFRLPLVNDRRAWSLTTLIAVARGDTLDSRVGLKLLAQDGLYDIGVSNQGNLDSAWPERLTLAVQGCDGADALAGYALQQRPDLLTFTRLREGRIPAGGQRAIGWARCATIDQGGSNVHP, from the coding sequence ATGGTTTTTTTCACACGCTTGATCGTTTTGCTGGCAGCGGTGTTGCTCAACGGTTGCGAGCGACCGGACGCGCCACCGCTCGATCAGCAACTCTATGTCTGGCAACGGCAATGGACGTTGGCCCATGACGCCGCGCTGCGCGACAGCCGCGCCGATTTCTCGACCTTGCGCGTGCTGGCTTTGCAGGCGTTTCCTCAGGCTGGTTGGAGCCGGGCGCGGATCGATCCGGTGCTGCTCAAGCGTGATGGCCGACCGCTGATTGCGGTGATTCGTCTGGATGGCCAGCTCAAGGGGCTGGATCAGGACGAGGTCATCGCGCACATCCATCAGGTGCTCAGCGATTGGCAAGGGCAGGGGCTGATCCTCTCTGGCGTGGAAATCGACCACGATGCGGGTAACGCCCGGCTACCGGCCTACCACGAATTCCTCACGCATTTACGTGCTGTTCTGCCGGCGTCCTTGCCTCTGAGCATCACCGCGTTGCCGGCCTGGCTCGACAGCCCTGAATTGCCGGCGTTGCTGGCGACGGTCGACAGCAGCGTATTGCAGGTGCACGCGGTGAGCGATCCACGGCGTGGGCTGTTCGACCCGAATCAGGCACGGCAATGGGCCAGGGCCTGGAGCCGTATCACCTCGAAACCGTTTTATCTGGCGCTGCCGGCTTATGGCGTGGCGTTGTTGCCGGGGGCCAGTGGCGCGCCGATCGTGGAAAGCGAAGTGTCTATCGACCGGGGTGGCGATCGACGGGAGTTGCTGGCGGATCCGCTGCAACTGAGCAAACTCGGTGCCGAGTTACGCGCCGATCCTCCGGCTCATCTGGCCGGATTGATCTGGTTTCGTCTGCCGCTAGTCAATGATCGCAGGGCCTGGAGCCTGACGACGCTAATCGCTGTGGCGCGTGGCGATACGCTCGACAGCCGCGTGGGGCTGAAGCTCTTGGCGCAGGACGGCCTCTACGACATCGGCGTCAGCAACCAAGGCAACCTCGACAGCGCCTGGCCCGAACGCCTGACACTGGCGGTGCAGGGCTGCGATGGCGCCGATGCATTGGCCGGTTATGCATTGCAACAGCGCCCGGATCTGCTTACCTTCACCCGCCTGCGCGAGGGGCGAATCCCCGCCGGCGGGCAGCGCGCCATCGGTTGGGCACGCTGCGCAACTATTGATCAAGGAGGTTCGAATGTTCACCCGTAA
- a CDS encoding DUF6124 family protein, which produces MFKATPNPPETDDVSPYESLDSKKLHEAANRALDHYLNPSALKSPEARKPSTMYMVAPDIKDEDLLAHTCESLAQASVMASDFAGYLEGPHRHTAMAIQQIVMLAELAVNRMLDNVAIPKPAPL; this is translated from the coding sequence ATGTTCAAAGCAACACCGAATCCCCCGGAAACTGATGACGTTTCCCCCTACGAATCCCTCGATTCAAAAAAACTCCACGAAGCCGCTAACCGCGCGCTCGATCACTACCTCAACCCCTCCGCCCTCAAATCCCCCGAGGCCCGCAAGCCGAGCACCATGTATATGGTTGCGCCGGATATCAAAGACGAAGACCTGTTGGCCCACACCTGTGAATCGTTGGCTCAGGCCAGTGTGATGGCGAGTGATTTTGCGGGGTATCTGGAAGGGCCGCACCGGCACACGGCGATGGCGATTCAACAGATCGTCATGCTGGCAGAACTGGCGGTGAACCGGATGCTGGATAACGTTGCCATACCAAAACCTGCGCCTCTGTAG
- a CDS encoding glutathione S-transferase family protein gives MQAIKLYNFPRSGHAHRVELMLSLLQLPTELIFVDLAKGAHKQPDFLALNPFGQVPVIDDQGVVLADSNAILVYLALKYGNGHWLPTDPVGAAKVQRWLSVAAGPIAFGPARARLITVFGAPYNAQEVIAYAHTWLKVIDQELGATPYLAGSEPTIADIAAYSYIAHAPEGNVSLDDYANIRAWLARIETLPGFVGMPRTVAGLQKTS, from the coding sequence ATGCAAGCCATCAAGCTCTACAACTTCCCCCGTTCCGGCCACGCTCACCGTGTGGAGCTGATGCTGTCGCTGTTGCAACTGCCGACCGAGCTGATCTTCGTCGATTTGGCCAAGGGCGCGCACAAGCAACCGGACTTCCTGGCACTCAACCCGTTTGGTCAGGTTCCGGTGATTGATGATCAAGGCGTGGTGCTGGCCGATTCCAACGCGATCCTGGTCTACCTTGCGCTGAAATACGGCAACGGCCACTGGCTGCCAACCGATCCGGTCGGCGCGGCCAAGGTTCAGCGCTGGTTGTCGGTCGCCGCCGGGCCGATTGCCTTTGGCCCTGCCAGGGCAAGGCTGATCACGGTGTTTGGTGCGCCTTACAACGCGCAAGAGGTGATCGCATACGCCCATACCTGGCTCAAAGTGATCGATCAGGAACTGGGCGCAACTCCCTATCTGGCCGGTAGCGAGCCGACCATCGCCGACATCGCCGCGTACAGCTACATCGCCCATGCACCGGAAGGCAATGTGTCGCTGGATGACTACGCCAACATCCGCGCGTGGCTGGCGCGGATTGAAACCTTGCCAGGGTTTGTCGGCATGCCGCGCACCGTCGCCGGTTTGCAAAAAACTTCCTGA
- a CDS encoding LysR family transcriptional regulator: MDRFQEMQVFATVAQEQGFSAAARRLGMSAASVTRAVAALEKRIGTQLLTRTTRSVHLSEAGQRYLEDCRRILTEVQEAEDSAAGSHAQPRGQLTITAPVLFGELFVTPVMVGYLTQFPEVSINAVLVDRVVSMVEEGIDVAVRIGELPDSNQHAIRVGEVRRVICASPGFLSDHGRPRHPADLSAAPIIATSSIGQHRSWPFLDGGEPISVRPEPRLVVTANQAAITAAAMGLGLTRVLSYQVASKVAAGELEIVLADFELPPLPIHVVYQGGRKAPVRVRSFVDFAVKVLREHPALRG, encoded by the coding sequence ATGGATCGCTTCCAGGAAATGCAAGTCTTCGCCACCGTCGCCCAGGAGCAAGGCTTCTCGGCGGCGGCGCGGCGGTTGGGGATGTCGGCGGCCAGTGTCACCCGCGCGGTGGCGGCGCTGGAGAAACGCATAGGCACCCAATTGCTGACGCGTACCACCCGCAGCGTGCACTTGAGCGAGGCGGGTCAGCGTTATCTGGAGGACTGTCGGAGAATTCTCACCGAGGTGCAGGAAGCCGAGGATTCGGCAGCCGGGAGCCACGCCCAACCCCGTGGGCAACTGACGATCACGGCGCCGGTATTGTTCGGTGAGTTATTCGTCACGCCGGTCATGGTCGGTTACCTGACTCAATTCCCTGAAGTCAGCATCAATGCCGTACTGGTCGACCGGGTGGTGAGCATGGTCGAGGAGGGCATCGATGTGGCCGTGCGCATCGGTGAGTTGCCTGACAGCAATCAGCATGCAATTCGCGTGGGCGAAGTGCGGCGGGTGATCTGCGCTTCCCCTGGATTCCTGAGTGACCATGGCCGGCCTCGGCATCCTGCAGATTTGAGCGCAGCCCCGATCATCGCTACCTCGTCCATTGGGCAGCACAGAAGCTGGCCGTTCCTTGACGGGGGAGAGCCGATCAGCGTTCGTCCGGAACCGCGTCTGGTGGTCACCGCCAATCAGGCGGCTATCACTGCCGCCGCCATGGGATTGGGACTGACCCGGGTGCTGTCGTATCAAGTGGCGAGCAAGGTCGCCGCCGGTGAGCTGGAAATCGTTCTGGCCGACTTCGAACTGCCGCCATTGCCCATTCATGTGGTCTACCAGGGTGGGCGCAAAGCCCCGGTGCGGGTTCGTAGTTTTGTGGACTTCGCGGTGAAGGTACTGCGCGAACACCCTGCCTTGCGTGGTTAA